From a single Lineus longissimus chromosome 16, tnLinLong1.2, whole genome shotgun sequence genomic region:
- the LOC135500300 gene encoding spermine synthase-like, with translation MMTCHTFMLYVKFKEGLPQDSFKEDVNQIGQICLGDVEAKQSMKVGNSDTIVNMTNIQGSHMTIRTYSAQNLLTIDVSYMVLGDTLDPDTNFLKIKKINNLTMEDNCNNSLTMSHLEQGLESLFKEVCSEIRILPSAIKRGERIWRYGFTTDSRIMELDFDRLVYRGISDYQKIEIYHSPIDGNHIRLDDESNNSEYDNSYTEMTLCLEENIYKGKDILLLGGGVGHCFNALLKEQPNMVTMVEIDPLLIEVSKVYMRGGCGDSLDRMEGPNHKIIVGDGFQVLENAIKETIQFDYVIDDMCMVPSVPEPKSKDIRFQTGDVKTRNSSALDLSRQVLKPGGSYIQTMDPYPMKNHTDFQAMAERLGGVWTRRECPCVRTFHENYFTYQVTFPVKVAENGLTI, from the exons AT GATGACTTGCCATACTTTCATGCTTTATGTCAAGTTCAAAGAAGGACTGCCTCAAGACT CTTTTAAAGAAGACGTTAATCAAATTGGACAAATATGTCTTGGTGATGTGGAGGCTAAACAAAGTATGAAGGTGGGAAATTCGGATACAATAGTTAACATGACCAATATACAGGGAAG CCACATGACGATTCGGACGTATTCTGCCCAGAATTTGCTCACAATAGACGTTAGTTACATGGTTCTCGGCGATACACTAGATCCTGACACAAATTTTTTG aaaatcaagaaaatcaatAATCTGACAATGGAAGACAATTGTAACAACTCG TTGACGATGAGCCACCTTGAACAAGGATTGGAAAGTCTCTTTAAAGAGGTCTGCAGCGAAATAAGAAT CCTACCATCTGCAATTAAACGCGGCGAACGCATTTGGCGATACGGCTTCACCACTGATTCGAGGATTATGGAGTTAGACTTTGATAGGCTGGTTTACCGCGGCATCTCCGACTACCAAAAAATAGAGATTTATCATTCGCCGATTGACGGAAACCATATTCGTCTCGATGATGAATCAA ATAATTCAGAATACGACAATTCGTACACTGAAATGACCCTCTGCCTAGAAGAGAATATATATAAAGGAAAAGACATCCTCTTACTCGGAGGGGGTGTAGGCCATTGCTTCAATGCCTTACTAAAGGAGCAGCCAAACATGGTGACCATGGTTGAG ATTGATCCTCTGTTAATTGAAGTCTCAAAGGTATACATGCGTGGAGGGTGTGGTGATTCTTTGGATAGAATGGAAGGGCCAAACCACAAG ATCATTGTTGGCGATGGATTTCAAGTATTGGAGAATGCTATAAAGGAAACGATCCAGTTTGATTATGTTATTGATGATATGTGCATGGTACCTTCAGTGCCTGAACCAAAAAGCAAAG ATATACGATTTCAAACAGGAGATGTCAAAACTCGAAACAGTTCCGCTCTAGATCTGTCTAGACAGGTTTTGAAACCTGGTGGCAGTTACATACAAACT ATGGATCCCTACCCGATGAAGAATCATACTGACTTCCAGGCAATGGCCGAAAGGCTGGGTGGGGTTTGGACAAGGAGGGAATGTCCGTGCGTACGCACATTTCACGAAAA CTACTTCACCTATCAAGTGACCTTTCCAGTGAAAGTAGCCGAAAATGGGCTCACTATATAA
- the LOC135500125 gene encoding receptor for retinol uptake stra6-like, producing MATSLGRFSELYQMYQAARGENITARSACDRLVKQDVFYYWVMLPSVGIILSLMFFVRRVNLFPRCIDGRFAILIPMNFLDDKGYRLSYAAVFGLTASLCLKMILQEYPVHIPGPSYVHVLVKIATMLLYGFALYPLLAGLTMGTVLSLGLSTLYIWMFFIVNMIHLTDCSDDWPWQFFMETVFMQACPEILCSFFLSIMIPCRFVQKLIKRIKKENREETQEFFEDSYQAKYVRALFKKKPKWVDDGAPKPKLKHKLINKVKAMTYTKVAGFRYSPRIIATYTAGVILLYLIAVYTGTNLLRYIESVLGPLNKLIEPNKKSLMEVYANHSFGVSAIDDLVIVHHWIWTGKFCVCLALSLACFIGVVQIALGFRAYRDDILSAWSGDSSRVGKRRGYPSLTVGFVRYSGYQVAYIFWAFVLQFAFLAVLFAGLSYIIFIPMIYSKAMWFLHILRSYWPIIAISLGVNIASKIAAIFVFLQKRGKVFALNNRRLLFCVMYFLFFYNVFVGLFSCLMRMIKSILFGLFFLSRLDCSTLPRLFEKMDPGFKAYVGLIHVENAHTNPVLMTFVNMVKEEIQGKRDTVKKEEEEFRDSYKKIGQTDNVNKGLANEKLKDSMEKLKDAEQKEVEKAMMRRRRAMRAQWFLAYTLLNNLPLRATRKHYIDAEKERIERRFRKDRQEGDEDEDEDMKKGDEDAIELEEVEVNVNGDTQKDKSDLAIGDIAV from the exons ATGGCGACTTCTCTCGGGCGTTTTTCTGAgctgtaccagatgtaccaggcGGCCAGAGGGGAGAATATCACGGC aaGATCAGCATGCGACCGTTTGGTGAAACAAGATGTGTTTTACTACTGGGTGATGCTCCCGTCG GTGGGGATTATCCTCTCACTGATGTTCTTCGTAAGAAGAGTTAACCTGTTCCCAAGGTGCATAGATGGCAGATTTGCCATTCTGAT TCCCATGAACTTCCTGGACGACAAGGGTTACCGGCTATCCTACGCTGCAGTATTTGGCTTGACGGCCTCACTCTGCCTCAAGATGATACTGCAGGAATACCCAGTGCACATACCGGGACCTTCATATGTACATG TGTTGGTGAAAATTGCCACCATGTTGCTGTACGGGTTTGCCCTATACCCTCTCCTTGCGGGGCTGACCATGGGGACAGTCTTGAGCCTGGGGCTTTCCACGCTCTATATCTGGATGTTCTTCATCGTCAACATGATACACCTGACTGATTGCTCCGACGACTGGCCTTGG caattCTTTATGGAGACCGTGTTCATGCAGGCTTGCCCTGAAATCTTGTGCTCCTTCTTCCTGTCCATAATGATTCCGTGTAGATTCGTCCAGAAACTCATCAAGAGGATCAAGAAAGAAAACAGGGAAGAGACA CAAGAATTTTTTGAAGATTCCTATCAAGCCAAGTATGTGAGGGCGCTCTTCAAGAAGAAACCCAAGTGGGT CGACGATGGCGCGCCAAAGCCAAAACTAAAACACAAACTCATCAATAAGGTGAAGGCGATGACTTACACGAAAGTCGCTGGGTTCCGCTACTCTCCACGAATCATTGCGACCTATACGGCCGGGGTAATTCTTCTATACTTG aTTGCGGTATACACTGGCACGAACCTCTTGAGATATATCGAGTCTGTTCTAGGCCCCCTCAACAAACTCATCGAACCTAATAAAAAGTCACTGATGGAGGTCTACGCAAACCATTCGTTTGGAGTCAGTGCCATCGATGATTTGGTCATCGTTCATCATTGGATCTGGACTGGAAAAT TCTGTGTCTGCTTGGCACTGTCCCTCGCGTGCTTCATTGGTGTAGTGCAGATTGCCCTTGGATTCAGAGCCTACAG GGACGATATTCTTTCTGCCTGGAGTGGGGACTCCTCGCGAGTTGGTAAGCGAAGAGGCTACCCGTCGCTTACG GTTGGATTCGTGCGCTACTCTGGCTATCAAGTAGCCTACATATTTTGGG CGTTCGTGCTCCAGTTTGCTTTCTTAGCGGTTCTGTTTGCGGGCCTTTCCTACATTATCTTTATTCCAATGATCTACAGCAAAGCAATGTGGTTTCTGCACATCCTACGCAGCTACTG GCCAATTATTGCCATCAGTTTGGGTGTCAACATCGCCTCCAAAATCGCCGCCATATTTGTGTTTCTCCAGAAAAGAGGAAAGGTATTTGCCCTCAACAACAG ACGACTACTCTTCTGTGTCATGTACTTCCTCTTCTTCTATAACGTCTTCGTCGGGTTGTTCTCCTGTCTTATGCGTATGATCAAATCCATCCTGTTTGGTCTGTTCTTCCTGAGCCGACTTGACTGTAGCACTCTGCCGAGGCTGTTCGAAAAGATGGACCCAG GTTTCAAGGCATACGTTGGCCTCATCCATGTAGAGAATGCTCATACCAATCCAGTTCTTATGACctttgtcaacatggtgaaagaggaGATCCAAGGGAAGAGAGACACTGTGAAGAAAGAGGAAGAGGAGTTCAGAGACTCTTATAAGAAGATCGGCCAAACTGACAACGTGAATaaaggcctag CTAATGAAAAGCTTAAGGACAGTATGGAAAAGCTGAAAGATGCTGAACAAAAAGAGGTGGAGAAGGCAATGATGAGGCGACGGAGGGCAATGAGGGCCCAGTGGTTTCTTGCCTACACATTGCTCAACAACCTCCCCCTGAGGGCAACCAG GAAGCACTACATTGATGCTGAGAAGGAGAGGATAGAGAGGCGGTTCCGAAAGGACAGGCAGGAAggggatgaagatgaagatgaagatatgAAGAAAGGGGATGAAGATGCGATAGAACTTGAGGAGGTTGAGGTTAACGTGAATGGGGACACACAAAAGGATAAGAGTGATCTCGCCATTGGAGATATCGCGGTCTAA
- the LOC135500306 gene encoding uncharacterized protein LOC135500306, with the protein MEPDEEELSIRDDYVGSGCDAQSEMDADNESQYDQQSHRTGTSRVDDEFRPIVTSSPRLLSKASSIKHLGHSFDFHSRTNFDATQNILQSRSDSYLLGRPPPDYDIWKRKPPDFRPQGFAPRPPPRNSKYAMKPWMYSTPKDSYYAERLKQSKEVVLLPDIAKPRVTQSMDKPEFIRRFHIVDSEEARQAFVREGQFPTEPYEPPKPHDFRGYPSIKKLGLDEFLTSYERDPFNIKFHTNHPRTIVGQALGVTERDIDPGPDFAPPLKQPPKWEVELHHPQDPFPNRPRDYTRYRRRNRDVHSAFMDRVDETLTVKWCKEQMERALREQQTPREVKVN; encoded by the exons ATGGAGCCAGATGAAGAGGAGCTGTCAATACGGGATGATTACGTCGGTTCCGGTTGTGACGCTCAATCTGAGATGGACGCCGATAATGAATCACAGTATGATCAACAATCGCATCGAACAGGCACATCACGCGTCGACGACGAATTTAGGCCAATTGTAACATCATCACCGCGCCTTCTATCGAAAGCAAGCTCAATAAAACACCTAGGTCACAGTTTTGATTTTCATTCTCGGACAAACTTCGATGCTACTCAAAATATCTTGCAATCTAGAAGTGATAGTTATCTTTTAGGACGGCCTCCGCCGGATTACGACATATGGAAACGAAAACCACCCGATTTCAGGCCACAGGGTTTTGCCCCGCGTCCGCCACCTCGGAACTCAAAATATGCTATGAAGCCGTGGATGTATAGTACGCCGAAGGACTCTTACTACGCCGAACGCTTAAAACAATCGAAAGAGGTGGTTTTACTGCCTGATATAGCTAAACCAAGAGTGACGCAGAGTATGGATAAGCCAGAGTTTATCAGACGATTTCATATTGTTGATTCGGAGGAGGCGAGACAGGCATTCGTCAGGGAAGGACAGTTCCCGACTGAACCGTATGAACCGCCGAAGCCACATGACTTCAGAGGG TATCCATCAATCAAGAAGCTAGGCCTTGATGAGTTCCTTACCAGTTATGAAAGGGATCCTTTCAATATCAAGTTCCATACAAATCACCCAAGAACAA TTGTTGGCCAGGCTCTGGGCGTGACAGAGAGAGACATCGATCCCGGCCCAGACTTCGCACCCCCGCTGAAACAGCCACCGAAATGGGAGGTCGAGCTGCATCACCCACAAGATCCATTCCCTAACAGACCAAGAGACTACACG CGCTACCGTCGAAGGAATCGTGACGTCCACAGCGCGTTCATGGACCGAGTGGACGAGACATTGACAGTCAAATGGTGCAAGGAACAGATGGAGCGAGCGCTGAGAGAACAACAGACTCCACGAGAGGTCAAGGTTAATTAA